From the Telopea speciosissima isolate NSW1024214 ecotype Mountain lineage chromosome 9, Tspe_v1, whole genome shotgun sequence genome, the window tcaaaatggatgttccaTGATTTgaaagcttgttttagtccataaatagaCCTCAACAATCTGCATATCTTATTTTCCTCTCCTGGAGAGACAAAACCCTCTGATtgattcatgtatatgacctcatcaagatatcCGTTAAGAAAAGTGATCTGTACATCCATCTGTCAGATTTCATAGTCATGGTATGTAGCAATTGACAAtagaatccgaatggatttaatcatcgctacaAGTGAGAAGGCTTCATCATAGTCAACACCCTcttttttgggtatatcccttcgctACCAATCTTACCTTGAAgcgttccacctttccatccacacctctcttcctcttgtagatccatttacacccTATGGGTTTTACCCCAACtggcagatcttcaagagtccagacatggttagaatctatagaatctatttcactgcgcatagcttcctgccatttcacCGAGTCAACGTCCTTAAGAGCCTCAAcgtaagtataaggatctgtgtctgaacaatcagacaccatgtggaaatctttcaccttttgatcctcctcCGTGAGAAGGTTCAAACTAGTTGGTGGcctgatagacctcccactcctcctaggctcttgaggctATTGCTCGACCGTGGGTACGTCAACTGGAACCTTTATCTATGCTGAAGGTACTTGGCCATtagttatttctttaatgaccactaGATCTGATCTCGGTGAGATCATATCATCCTCAAGAAAAGTCGCATGCTTATTAACTATGACTTTCTAATTAACAAGGTTatagaagtagtagcctattgtagtcttagggtatcctaagaaatagcatctatctGTTCGGGATTCCAACTTATTCGTCTGTTGTTTCTTTACCTgcgctatgcaaccccacaccttgagatgttgaagacttggcttacgccgataccacaactcaaaaggtgttctgGTCACAGACTTTATTGGTATCCTGTTCAGTATATAGATGGTAGTTTTCAGtgcgaaaccccaaaaattcaATGACAGTTccgaataactcaacatggaccgaaccatgtccaacaagtTTCGAttcctcctttctgaaactccattctgttgaggtgttACCAGGGCTGTCAACTGGGTTATTATCCCAGCGtctttcagatagtccctgaactcattTGATAAGTACTCTCCTCCTCAATCAGATCGAAGGCACTTGATGCAATTACCCAACTATTTTTCAACCTCCACTCAAAATtgcttgaatttatcaaaggtttcCGACTTGCGGTGTATCAAGTAAATATAACCATAATgagagtagtcatcagtgaaggtcaCGAAGTATTCCTAACCATACCTTGCCTGAACGTTGATGGGTCCATATACATctgagtgtatcaattctaatactgcttcggctcttcttcccttattagagaagggtttcttggtcatttttcctTATAGACACGACTCAtaggttggataaggttctaccttcaataattccaaaggcccatccttcaccaatctatttatcctttctactccaatatgacctaacctcaagtgccaaagGTATATAgaattatcttgggctgattttctttttaaagaattattggagatctcattaACCTCTAGTACTGGTTTTAAGAGATACAATCCGTTATCCAGTAGGccagaagcaataaaagaattgTTCAACCGAGTAGGTAACTTAttaccaaaaaggaaagtaTAACTATCCAAAACAAGCTTACTAACAAAAACAATATTTCTCCTAAAAtgaggaacataaaaacaatctctcaaaactaaagtactattatcaaaaactaaagtaaaatctccaactGCCTCAGCACCCGTACCCGTTTACAAccgaacttcatccttactcagtctTCTTATCAGCTTAAATCCCTGCAACAAGTTGCAAATATGAGCGGTAGAccccgagtccaccaaccatgtgttagtaggttcctctgagaaattagactcataaaggactaaagtttcagaaataccttcttcctatttctcctgcttctttttctgagcagccaggaaagcacgacattccttctgccaatgtccgtccttcttacaatagaaacaagcCTCCTtgctcttgttcttctgaattcccttatcgccaaccttagggtttttACCCTtgttaaccttcttcttcttcttcttgcccttgggctttgaggaagaagacttgtcctctatagtcaagacctccactttctacttcttggatgcagcttccacctcttgcaacatgttgcccagcTCAGGGAGTTCCACGAAAAGTTTATTCATATTGTAATTGACAATAAACGATCCATAGATGTCTTGAGGCAATGAGTGGAAGATGACatccgtcttataattcagTTTGAATAAAGTTCCAAGGTTCTCCAGATCCAGGAACAAGTTCCTCAgtttcatgacatggtcaataACCGGAGTACCTTAAGCCATCTTCGTGCcatggaggagtgtcaccagttgatgatgggcatgaCGTTCTTccctcccatacatctccttcaactcctccatcatatCCTTGGTCAAGTACATATCCTTGACCAAATCAGCGATGGTTTTCTTCAGAGAACTCAACACGAGGAGTTttgccttagagtttttctgtCGAAACAACTTATAGGTAGGCTTAGAATCAGGGCTCTCCTCATTAGGGAATCCAGGCTCATCTTCATCCAGGACAGACATTAGACCTTCCGCAGAtaggagtaacttgatgttcctcctccaatcAACATAGTTAGAGCTGGTTAAAACATGGTCTTTGATAAGGGCGGCATAgttcatttgggttgacatttttaaaatctacatgatgtacaaaaattactaattagcatgatctacaaccattgaaataaatgGGGTACGAACAATCAATGGTCTGTCACACCCCAAGCTTCCCTGTAGCTTGTAGGGCATGAATTGGAAACGATCAATCCTCATGCTCTtgacttagcctatcggagttcatcatttgcatcttggttgggtggactattctgtctgtcacttagacttccaatgtatttggccacctgagtgtcatgcccattcctatcagctgacacacactcaaatcaagtgtttacccttaatttcGAAGGAAACTATGGTGTTTGTGAGGTAATGCCTATTATCATAGAACACATACCACTGAccacattctctacctatcacatgtgagatgagtgcagacaattccatcaattcatccaaatattatcctatcggcatctacaaTGGTGGATCAATGACATTTCTACACTgaccaactaagggaggccatgagaatcccaccaaccagggtttcccatatcacacttgtaGTATAATGAGGAAAATGGGAACGCATATAAACCACAAGtatacatccaatgtataaacaaaatagcacatccatccaagaAAAACTATAAACACAAAtacaccaatggttatgggatagtATTTTTAATCAATGTGAGTTCATAACTAAGACAAACTCACTTTGACCAAAAATGGATGGgagcaatcatagcctcatatATTACTCCCACACATGGCAAAATtagtgtgataatgcatatgtAACTATCTATTGCAGGGAAATTCCAAAATCACAATAAATAAGGACACTTCAAGTGAGCAAGTCATtccttcaatcttctctccAACGAACCGACAAGATCCCtgatccatgatccatgatccatAATCCATGATCCACGAGGTtacaataaatatttttaaactaagctaaaaaatattacaatcctttccaaataaataaaattacataacaggaaaccagtccaccaaaattgaACTGCTTGgaggataaaaaagaaaattacatataaaatcacaaCCATGCCATACCtaacacacacatacatctaatgcatgtaatttttataTCCCATAACCACGGTCCTCATTACACTTATGATgctaaaaaattaatatttcaacatttatgtgaaaattacccaaaatacaaaaaacatcATTACCATGGCAATTCAAGTCATAATGATTGtgtgcatccaatgcatccaTCATGTATCCATTACCATGATAATTTATGTCATAATGGTTGTGTGCATTacatgaccattaccatgacaatctaatgtcactatgatcatgtacatcacatagccattaccatgacaacttatgtcataatggtCATGACACATGCCCCCACAAAGccatcacatacatgcttaCAATAAAATCATTAAACCATAAAATATCATAAGCCATTATGCACATGGCGAAGGTGGGTGAATGAAAGAATCTTTTCACACATCTTTTTCTAAGAGATCTTCCCAATAAAACAAGccagaaatattttttttttttttgaaaaactaCTACATAAAATAGCCAAATCAAAACACATAAACATGGGAAGATCATATACATAAAGTGCACAAAGGCACCTATGCATCACCACACACGGCAGGGCTGCCAAACCACGCATGCGGCAGGCAGCCATGGTGCGCGCAAGGGGGGTAGGCCGCAGCAAGGGGTGGGATGCATGAAGCTAGGGGTGCGCACAGGCAGCAAGCCCGCCGCCCCTTGTGCGTATGCATCTCActccaaaaattttttttatttttttattaaacaaagtggaataaaaattttatgagcatCACCACATTAATGAACAAATAAATTGAAAACAACCCCATCAATTaagaggctctgataccattgaaGGCATCGCAAGTGCGATCACAACGGAAGCATGAATAGGATCACAGTATCGATGGAAaagtcattcaaaataaagaacgAAACAAGGATCGATTATTACTtaagcctcacaagtgcaagacctccaaccgatgatagccctttcacaATCGTTCCAGGTACCACGCAAGCTTTGCATTCCCATACGGTCAAGCTTTATGTCTCCTCCACACCATCAAGGAACCACCACCTTGATGCCTTCTAGAATCAAACactaaagaagagagaagggagaaaaacGGATTTGGGAGAGGAGAGAGCTCCAACGATTTTTGGGCTTGTGTGTATCCTTAATTGTGTGTGATTTTGTGATtccacaaatatatatatttgtctcacaaaatccccaaaaatatTGGCTCACATGGGTGTGAGATATTGAGTTACTAAATGTGACTCAAATATCTACCCATCAAATCTTTCTCTaataggaaagatatgcattgttagaggaatccaatattgggtggAATATCTAATATTCTCCCAttggctttccttttctaacaaccTCAAACCACAACCCTGTTTCATGGTAGCTACGAGAGAGAATGAAGTTGTGGGGGTGTAGAGAATGAAGTTGTGGGGGTGTAGTTTGTTCAACCTTGATTCCTGTAGGCAACAAGGTCTACATCTCTATggagagcatggtttgaggtatcagatcGGATTGGTCGATTTTGATCGGTATTGACCGAGATCGATACTGATCCGAACCAGATATggttaaaaatgtaaaaaaaaaatttttttttatgagaaaatagaaacaaaagtgtcatatttacCCGAGTTTGGCTGATCCGATTCtaatccgatccgatccgatccagccgataccgagatcacgaaccattATTCGAGAGTCTCAGCGATGGCATCATGTGTGGTTTTGCGAAAAGCCTGCGCGGAGCCGATTATAATTATTTGATCTCATCCTCACTAAGTGGAAATTCCTGCCAAACCGTTTCTGATTTCATGAGCCAAACAGACCCGTAAGGCTCCTCATAGcctttttcttaaatctaatttagtagtttttttggtagaaaatctaatttaatagTTTAAGGATAAATGACCGTGTTGTTATGGAAAGCTAGAAAGGGTTCAAATATtaaaagcattaaaaaaaaaaccattttcccctcttttccgGTTCGTCACATTTGTgtttataataaaagaagaagaccgAGAAAATCAGTATGGGGGGAATTCTTTCTCAGTTTCAATTGATTCTTCGTCGTTATTTTCTATGAAAGCAAGCAAACATGCAAATCTTGTAATATTTCACTCTCAAATTTGAAAGTTTAGCTTTCGTtacgcatttctgtacttatatTTCTTCTGTGAGCCTGGTTGTTCATTAGGTTTCCGTTCGATTCAGTTTCTGTTTTTAGTTGCCCAGAATCTCCCTTTGAACAGAATTGTTTTTAAGAGTGGTGGGAAACCAATTTGAGTAATGGGTTTGTAACTGTTTCTGCGTTGGTTATGGAAGTTGAACGGCCCATGTGTGAGATCGGTTGGGGTTTCTCTGGAATTCTCGTTTTGGGATCTCTTTTCTGCGCGTGCCTATCTCGTCTCGTATTGACGATGTTTGTTTGATTCAGGATCTGTTGTATCTGCGAAGTGCTGGTAAGTTGGTGCCCacattttttttgtggtaaaaagTTGGTACCCACATTGATGAATCGTTGATTGGAGATTTCTTTTTTCTCGTCTTCGGTTTCTCTGGTTTGGCAGTTTCCTTTGAAGTAATAGCTTTTTACTAGAAAATATTTTTGGTTAAATTTACTAGAAAATATTGCTGTGTAGCAGACTATAGGTGCTTGTTGATTGGTAAAGCGAGCCTAATAATTTACATTGGATCTATAAGGATTTCGAATTTATTCTTCGATTGGTGGGTGCCTTTGGTTTGATGGTCCAGATTTTCTTAGTTAGAATGAACAATTGGGTTTCGTTTGTTGTGGGTTCTGTTCAATTTAGATTTATGAGTTGTAAATGTCAGTTTGGAAGGATTATCAAGAGGCATTCGAGATATCTGTGACTGGTTACAGTTTTCTAAGTGGTTTCTAAGGATGAGAAGACCCAAAAGCGACCCTGCTGGTGGGAGAAGGCTCAAATTGTCCCATTTTTTCCTGGGTATGGCGGCATTGTACTTGGTTTTTATAGCCTTCAAGTTCCCTCTGTTGTTACAGATTGCTGCTGAGTTATGTGGGAATGACAATTTTGTTGGTCTGGATGGATCAGCAGTAGGTGAGGAAGATGGGGATATCAGCAAACCTTTCTTTAGTTCTGTTTACAAGGATACTTTTCACCGGAAGTTGGAAAATAATGAATACCAGAATGCACCACAAATGCCTTGGAAGGAGCCATTCCGGGATGAGACTGGCAATTCTCCAACTGTCAAGCCACATCAGTACCGCTATGGTCGTGTAACAGGTTATACTTTGAGGCAAAAGAATAAGACATGGGTTTGTCTCCTCTGGAGAAAATGGCTGATGAAGCATGGACTCTAGGCCAGAAAGCATGGGCAGATGTAGAGAAGATGAATCCTGAAGAAGTGAATCCAGGTTCTGTACTTGAGGGGAAACCTAAGTCATGTC encodes:
- the LOC122639023 gene encoding uncharacterized protein LOC122639023, which codes for MSTQMNYAALIKDHVLTSSNYVDWRRNIKLLLSAEGLMSVLDEDEPGFPNEESPDSKPTYKLFRQKNSKAKLLVLSSLKKTIADLVKDMYLTKDMMEELKEMYGREERHAHHQLVTLLHGTKMA